A single region of the Cryptosporangium aurantiacum genome encodes:
- a CDS encoding GntR family transcriptional regulator, with protein sequence MTLVEPTSHRVADHLRAAILGGDIGPGERIRQEDVARRLGASRLPVREALRMLAAEGLLDHETNKGARVPRRDAHEVDVLYRMRERLEPLAIAESIPHLSSDDLARLDGIQTAIEADPDVSRFIELDREFHLLTYQGCPFDQLTGMVTRLWNSTQHYRRAFVRLSGPSRRWVINAEHRLLLDAIDRRDTVDAERYLSGHIRRTRVELGKHPEVFDG encoded by the coding sequence ATGACGCTCGTGGAACCCACTAGTCACCGCGTTGCCGACCATCTGCGTGCCGCGATCCTCGGCGGCGACATCGGTCCCGGTGAACGCATCCGCCAGGAGGACGTCGCCCGGCGGCTGGGAGCGAGCCGCCTGCCGGTCCGGGAGGCGCTGCGCATGCTGGCCGCCGAGGGACTGCTCGACCACGAGACCAACAAGGGCGCCCGGGTGCCGCGCCGCGATGCCCACGAGGTCGACGTCCTCTACCGGATGCGGGAGCGCCTCGAGCCGCTGGCGATCGCGGAGAGCATCCCGCACCTCTCGTCCGACGACCTCGCCCGGCTGGACGGGATCCAGACCGCGATCGAGGCGGACCCCGACGTCTCCCGGTTCATCGAGCTGGACCGGGAGTTCCACCTGCTGACCTACCAGGGCTGCCCGTTCGACCAGCTCACCGGCATGGTGACGCGGCTGTGGAACTCCACCCAGCACTACCGGCGCGCGTTCGTGCGGCTGTCCGGGCCGAGCCGCCGGTGGGTGATCAACGCCGAGCACCGGCTGTTGCTCGACGCGATCGACCGCCGCGACACCGTGGACGCCGAGCGGTACCTGAGCGGGCACATCCGCCGGACGCGCGTCGAGCTCGGGAAACATCCCGAGGTGTTCGATGGCTGA
- a CDS encoding VOC family protein, with amino-acid sequence MLPGLQRLDHIGFTVPDLDEATTFLVDVLGCEYLYSLGPFAADDGWMAEHLNVDPRATIPENRFFRCGGQAIFEVFAYTAPDQRREPPRNSDVGGHHVALYVDDLDAAVAYLRERRVRVLGEPTASRGPHEGQRWVYFLAPWGMQFELVSYPHGKAFDRS; translated from the coding sequence ATGTTGCCGGGACTGCAGCGACTGGACCACATCGGATTCACGGTGCCCGACCTGGACGAGGCAACGACGTTCCTGGTCGACGTCCTCGGCTGCGAGTACCTGTACTCGCTCGGTCCGTTCGCCGCCGACGACGGCTGGATGGCCGAGCACCTGAACGTGGATCCGCGCGCGACGATCCCGGAGAACCGGTTCTTCCGCTGCGGTGGGCAGGCGATCTTCGAGGTGTTCGCGTACACCGCGCCCGATCAGCGTCGGGAGCCGCCGAGAAACAGCGACGTCGGCGGGCACCACGTGGCGCTGTACGTCGACGATCTGGACGCGGCGGTCGCGTACCTCCGCGAGCGCCGGGTCCGGGTGCTCGGCGAGCCGACCGCGAGCCGCGGTCCGCACGAGGGCCAGCGGTGGGTCTACTTCCTCGCGCCCTGGGGCATGCAGTTCGAGCTGGTCTCGTACCCGCACGGCAAGGCGTTCGACCGATCATGA
- a CDS encoding alpha-ketoacid dehydrogenase subunit alpha/beta, translating to MPTHRPLEPAPPWVELTTTDDDWDRADPHLLTTMLNQLVLIRTFEEYVLELAADGLVHGPAHSSIGQEGGAVGSVLALSDGDTVNGSHRGHHQFLAKALHHVVPKGLDLVEAVTDDVRTLVLRTLAEICGLDRGFGHGRGGSMHLQWKQAGAMGTNAIVGGGVPLAAGYAWAHRQAGTDAVSVTYFGDGAANIGSTLETLNLAAAWRLPLCFFVENNQYAVSTSVREATGEPRLSARGPGFGIAAWRVDGMDPLAVHLAMTEAVARMRAGDGPTLVEADTYRFFHQNGPFPGSAFRYRTKEEEAAWRARDPVDRVTGHVLRRGLLTADQVAAVRDAAAELLASAGEVLLEPTADGRRIRPAEWPDPAFVDVGIRGDLRELNDAPEFAGELTEMTFIDAVSGVLGRRMAIDPRVVVLGEDVHRLNGGTNGATRGLADAFPGRVLGTPISENAFTGLGGGIALDGRFLPVVEFMYADFMWVAADQLFNQIGKARHMFGGDGSVPFVLRSKVAMGTGYGSQHSMDPAGIFATAPGWRIVAPSTPFDYVGLMNTALRCEDPVLVLEHVDLYPSTGPGPVTDFDYCLPVGRAAVRRAGSAVTVLTYLGMVGVVLSGVGAVDAEVIDLRWLDRASLDWDTIGASVRKTNRVVIAEQGPPGTSYGGWLADEIQRRYFDWLDAPVERITGREASPSISAVLERAALPSPSDVAAVLAALVDG from the coding sequence ATGCCAACGCACCGGCCGCTCGAACCGGCCCCGCCGTGGGTCGAGCTGACCACCACCGACGACGACTGGGACCGCGCCGATCCGCACCTGCTCACGACGATGCTCAACCAGCTGGTGCTGATCCGGACGTTCGAGGAGTACGTGCTCGAACTGGCCGCCGACGGCCTGGTGCACGGCCCGGCGCACTCCAGCATCGGCCAGGAGGGCGGCGCGGTCGGCTCGGTGCTCGCGCTGTCCGACGGGGACACCGTGAACGGCTCGCACCGTGGCCACCATCAGTTCCTCGCGAAGGCGCTGCATCACGTCGTCCCCAAGGGCTTGGATCTTGTGGAGGCGGTCACCGACGACGTACGCACGCTGGTCTTACGGACCCTCGCCGAGATCTGCGGTCTGGACCGTGGCTTCGGCCACGGCCGGGGCGGATCCATGCACCTGCAGTGGAAGCAGGCCGGTGCGATGGGGACCAACGCGATCGTCGGCGGCGGGGTCCCGCTGGCCGCCGGCTACGCGTGGGCGCACCGGCAGGCCGGTACCGACGCGGTGTCGGTGACGTACTTCGGCGACGGGGCGGCCAACATCGGTTCGACGCTGGAGACGCTCAACCTGGCCGCGGCCTGGCGGCTGCCGCTCTGCTTCTTCGTGGAGAACAACCAGTACGCGGTATCGACGTCGGTGCGCGAGGCCACCGGCGAACCGCGGCTGTCCGCGCGCGGCCCCGGGTTCGGCATCGCGGCCTGGCGGGTCGACGGAATGGATCCGCTCGCGGTGCACCTGGCGATGACCGAGGCGGTCGCACGGATGCGCGCCGGAGACGGGCCGACGCTCGTCGAAGCGGACACCTACCGCTTCTTCCATCAGAACGGGCCGTTCCCGGGCAGCGCGTTCCGCTACCGGACGAAGGAGGAAGAGGCCGCGTGGCGGGCCCGCGATCCGGTCGACCGGGTGACCGGCCACGTTCTGCGGCGCGGGTTGCTGACCGCCGACCAGGTCGCGGCGGTGCGGGACGCGGCGGCCGAGTTGCTGGCGTCGGCCGGGGAGGTACTGCTGGAGCCCACGGCCGACGGACGCCGGATCCGTCCCGCGGAGTGGCCCGATCCAGCGTTCGTCGACGTCGGGATCCGTGGTGACCTGCGGGAGCTCAACGACGCGCCGGAGTTCGCCGGGGAACTGACCGAGATGACGTTCATCGACGCGGTGTCCGGCGTGCTGGGCCGCCGGATGGCCATCGATCCGCGGGTGGTCGTGCTGGGGGAGGACGTCCACCGGCTGAACGGCGGGACGAACGGCGCCACCCGCGGGCTCGCCGACGCGTTTCCCGGGCGAGTGCTCGGGACGCCGATCAGCGAGAACGCGTTCACCGGGCTGGGCGGTGGTATCGCGCTGGACGGTCGGTTCCTGCCGGTCGTCGAGTTCATGTACGCGGACTTCATGTGGGTCGCGGCCGACCAGCTGTTCAACCAGATCGGGAAGGCACGGCACATGTTCGGCGGCGACGGCTCGGTGCCGTTTGTGCTGCGCAGCAAGGTCGCGATGGGGACGGGATACGGGTCGCAGCATTCGATGGACCCGGCCGGGATCTTCGCGACCGCGCCCGGCTGGCGGATCGTCGCCCCGTCCACGCCGTTCGACTACGTCGGGCTGATGAACACCGCGCTGCGCTGCGAGGATCCGGTGCTGGTGCTGGAGCACGTCGACCTGTACCCGTCGACCGGGCCGGGGCCGGTGACGGACTTCGACTACTGCTTACCGGTGGGGCGGGCGGCCGTGCGGCGGGCGGGATCCGCGGTGACCGTGCTCACGTACCTGGGGATGGTGGGCGTCGTCCTGAGTGGCGTCGGCGCGGTCGACGCGGAAGTGATCGACCTGCGGTGGCTCGATCGGGCGTCGCTGGACTGGGACACGATCGGGGCGAGCGTCCGGAAGACGAACCGGGTGGTGATCGCCGAGCAGGGGCCGCCGGGGACGTCGTACGGCGGGTGGCTGGCCGACGAGATCCAGCGACGGTACTTCGATTGGCTGGACGCTCCGGTCGAGCGGATCACCGGCCGGGAGGCGTCGCCGAGCATCAGTGCGGTGCTGGAGCGGGCCGCGTTGCCGTCGCCGTCGGACGTCGCCGCCGTGCTGGCCGCTCTGGTGGACGGCTGA
- a CDS encoding dihydrolipoamide acetyltransferase family protein, with protein MARLLRMPEVAANVTEAVLAEWALGVGSSFAAAEMLATVETDKAVVDVPADAGGVLLKTLVAAGETVPVGSPIAVLGDPGEAPADLDAVLAALGVGGRRVFASPLVRRLAAEAGMAVEDLVGTGPGGRVVKRDFERALQARQPAAGPAPPAPAPVPPPGPAPGPRPGPHPPPAPVQLPRPAPASALPPGPARASTPEPDVEREVDVEAAFAAGSLPGSDAERGAGSARHAAAGYREIPHTRMRRAIAARLTASATEAPHFTVRGTARVDDLLELRARLNAVSPAKISITDLVVAAAARAHVDVPELNVVWTPDAVRAYDTVDVAIAVATDDGLVTPVLRGVDRAPISAIATASADLVARARAGRIRPDELVGGTLTVTSLGGYDVEEFAAVLNPPHAAILAVGAAREEPVARDGALTVATVLRVTLTVDHRPVDGVVAARWMAAFLDIVHDPLRILL; from the coding sequence ATGGCCCGACTGCTGCGGATGCCGGAGGTGGCGGCGAACGTCACCGAGGCGGTGCTGGCCGAGTGGGCCCTGGGGGTCGGGTCGTCGTTCGCGGCCGCGGAGATGCTCGCGACGGTGGAGACCGACAAGGCGGTCGTGGATGTGCCGGCCGACGCGGGCGGCGTCCTGCTGAAGACGCTGGTCGCCGCGGGGGAGACGGTGCCGGTCGGGTCGCCGATCGCGGTGCTGGGCGACCCGGGCGAGGCGCCGGCGGACCTCGACGCGGTGCTGGCCGCGCTCGGGGTCGGGGGGCGGCGGGTGTTCGCGAGTCCGCTGGTGCGGCGGCTCGCCGCGGAGGCGGGGATGGCGGTGGAGGACCTGGTGGGGACCGGGCCGGGCGGGCGGGTGGTGAAGCGCGACTTCGAGCGAGCCCTGCAGGCCCGCCAGCCCGCCGCAGGCCCGGCGCCCCCCGCACCCGCGCCGGTCCCGCCGCCCGGACCGGCTCCAGGGCCGCGGCCGGGGCCGCATCCGCCGCCCGCGCCAGTCCAGCTGCCCCGGCCGGCTCCTGCGTCGGCCCTACCGCCCGGACCGGCTCGGGCGTCTACACCCGAGCCGGACGTCGAGCGGGAGGTGGACGTGGAGGCCGCGTTCGCGGCGGGCTCGCTGCCCGGCTCGGACGCTGAGCGGGGCGCGGGCTCCGCGCGGCACGCCGCCGCCGGCTATCGGGAGATACCGCACACGCGGATGCGGCGGGCGATCGCGGCGCGCCTCACCGCGAGCGCCACCGAGGCGCCGCACTTCACCGTGCGCGGCACCGCCCGCGTCGATGATCTTCTCGAGCTCCGTGCCCGGCTGAACGCCGTGTCCCCGGCGAAGATCTCGATCACCGACCTCGTCGTGGCCGCAGCCGCCCGCGCCCACGTCGACGTGCCGGAACTCAACGTCGTCTGGACGCCGGACGCGGTCCGCGCGTACGACACCGTCGACGTCGCGATCGCGGTCGCGACCGACGACGGCCTGGTCACGCCGGTGCTCCGCGGCGTCGATCGCGCCCCGATCTCCGCGATCGCGACCGCGTCGGCGGACCTCGTCGCCCGCGCCAGAGCCGGCCGGATCCGCCCCGATGAACTCGTCGGCGGCACGCTCACCGTGACCAGCCTCGGCGGCTACGACGTCGAGGAGTTCGCCGCGGTCCTCAACCCGCCGCACGCGGCGATCCTCGCGGTCGGCGCCGCCCGCGAGGAACCCGTGGCCCGCGACGGCGCGCTCACCGTCGCCACCGTGCTGCGCGTGACGCTCACCGTCGACCACCGGCCCGTCGACGGCGTCGTCGCCGCCCGCTGGATGGCAGCGTTCCTCGACATCGTCCACGACCCGCTGCGCATCCTCCTCTGA
- a CDS encoding lysylphosphatidylglycerol synthase transmembrane domain-containing protein has protein sequence MSGEVAFPIPAPETPVRSARSRALRKIVPIVVVLVILVVEAIVGWHSLVEAFSQLHTPVWSWVALAVVAELVSMGGYARMQRRLLRSTGTTVHLGRHVALAFAAHSLSVSLPGGPLFSTRYNFQQMRRYGASAAAASWCIALSGVLSSVALVIIGAAGAILAGSGGGLSTLLTYLAVGVALALAVRGMARHPQWLTTVAGGIESFVNRVRQRPDDGSGRLVALVDEITAVRIRPLDLAIASYFALANWLLDALCLWLCCRAVGAPDITVMHLVLAYCAGMAAASIPLVPGNLGVVDGALIVGLVAGGMETSTAIAAVVLYRIISLGFIISAGWVVWLLVRRRQRREPLRQAVPVG, from the coding sequence ATGAGCGGCGAGGTCGCTTTCCCCATCCCTGCCCCGGAGACGCCGGTCCGGTCGGCGCGGAGCCGCGCGCTGCGGAAAATCGTGCCGATCGTGGTCGTCCTGGTGATCCTGGTCGTCGAGGCGATCGTCGGCTGGCACTCGTTGGTCGAGGCGTTCAGCCAGCTCCACACGCCGGTGTGGAGCTGGGTCGCGCTGGCCGTCGTGGCCGAGTTGGTGTCGATGGGTGGGTACGCCCGCATGCAGCGCCGGCTGCTGCGGTCCACCGGGACGACCGTGCACCTCGGCCGTCACGTCGCGCTGGCGTTCGCCGCGCACTCGCTGTCGGTCAGCCTGCCGGGCGGGCCGCTGTTCTCGACCCGCTACAACTTCCAGCAGATGCGGCGGTACGGGGCCTCGGCCGCCGCCGCCTCGTGGTGCATCGCGCTGAGCGGCGTCCTGTCGAGCGTCGCGCTGGTAATCATCGGCGCCGCAGGCGCCATCCTGGCCGGCAGCGGCGGCGGACTGTCGACGCTCCTGACCTACCTGGCCGTCGGTGTCGCGCTGGCGCTCGCGGTGCGGGGGATGGCGCGGCACCCGCAGTGGCTCACGACCGTGGCCGGTGGGATCGAGTCGTTCGTCAACCGGGTCCGGCAGCGTCCGGACGACGGTAGTGGGCGCCTGGTCGCGCTCGTCGACGAGATCACCGCGGTCCGCATCCGGCCGCTCGACCTGGCGATCGCCTCGTACTTCGCGTTGGCGAACTGGCTGTTGGACGCGCTCTGCCTGTGGTTGTGCTGCCGGGCGGTCGGCGCTCCGGACATCACCGTGATGCACCTCGTGCTCGCGTACTGCGCGGGCATGGCCGCGGCGAGTATCCCGCTCGTGCCCGGCAACCTCGGCGTCGTCGACGGTGCGTTGATCGTCGGGCTGGTGGCGGGTGGGATGGAGACGAGTACGGCGATCGCGGCGGTCGTGCTGTACCGGATCATCAGCCTCGGGTTCATCATCAGCGCGGGGTGGGTGGTGTGGCTGCTGGTCCGCCGCCGCCAGCGTCGGGAGCCGCTGCGTCAGGCGGTGCCAGTCGGCTGA
- a CDS encoding TetR family transcriptional regulator gives MSVPDVETTRRRGRRPGSPNTREAVLTAARAAFAEHGYRKATIRSIARDAGVDPSLVIQFFTSKEGLFRASLELLIGSPEEVAARFAAADGTLGRRLATFYFGLWERPDTRPALTAMALSAASEDEARRAVRGLMARHFVGVIGREIGVEQASRRVPLAATQMLGMAFLRYVVPTDPMASMPVDDVVGLLAPVLDRYLTDDLDEFLTAELIPLSVPGPAGS, from the coding sequence ATGAGCGTCCCGGACGTCGAGACCACCCGGCGCAGGGGTCGGCGGCCCGGCTCGCCGAACACCCGGGAGGCCGTGCTGACCGCCGCCCGGGCGGCGTTCGCCGAACACGGCTACCGGAAAGCGACGATCCGTTCGATCGCGCGCGACGCCGGGGTCGACCCGTCGCTGGTCATCCAGTTCTTCACGAGCAAGGAAGGACTGTTCCGGGCGAGCCTCGAGCTACTGATCGGGTCGCCCGAGGAGGTCGCCGCCCGGTTCGCCGCTGCTGACGGGACGCTCGGCCGTCGCCTGGCCACGTTCTACTTCGGTCTCTGGGAACGCCCCGACACCCGGCCCGCGCTCACCGCGATGGCGCTGAGCGCCGCGAGCGAGGACGAGGCTCGCCGAGCGGTGCGGGGGCTGATGGCGCGTCACTTCGTCGGCGTGATCGGCAGGGAGATCGGCGTGGAACAGGCGTCGCGACGGGTGCCGTTGGCCGCGACCCAGATGCTCGGCATGGCGTTCCTGCGGTACGTCGTGCCGACCGACCCGATGGCGAGCATGCCCGTCGACGACGTCGTCGGGTTGCTCGCGCCGGTCCTCGACCGCTACCTCACCGACGATCTCGACGAGTTCCTGACCGCGGAGCTGATCCCGCTCTCCGTGCCGGGTCCGGCCGGTTCGTGA
- a CDS encoding WD40/YVTN/BNR-like repeat-containing protein, which translates to MANTALLAIGTRKGLWLATSDDGRASWQVSGPHHPMTDVYAVAIDVRGATPRLLAGITSEHFGPSVSVSDDLGATWYEPDHAPVAFPAETGAALGRVWQLAPGPVSEPDVVYAGVEPSALFRSDDGGRTYSLVEGLWNHPHREHWTPGYGGMAVHTVLPHPTDPRRLTVAMSTGGVYVSDDAGETWASSNTGVKAYFLPDPYPEFGQCVHKLAQNLAEPDRFYLQNHHGVYRSDDGAASWQSIADGLPSDFGFPIVAHPHRPDVVYNFPLVADAKRFPPDARCRVYRSEDAGKSWEGLSAGLPEGEFWSAVLRDALCVDNADPAGVYFGARTGEVYASRDEGESWQLVAAHLPDVLCVRASLV; encoded by the coding sequence ATGGCAAACACTGCACTGTTGGCGATCGGCACGCGTAAGGGCCTCTGGCTGGCGACCAGCGACGACGGTCGTGCTAGTTGGCAGGTCTCCGGTCCGCACCATCCGATGACCGACGTCTACGCGGTCGCGATCGACGTCCGCGGCGCGACCCCGCGGCTGCTCGCCGGTATCACGAGCGAACACTTCGGGCCGAGCGTTTCGGTGAGCGACGACCTCGGCGCCACCTGGTACGAGCCCGACCACGCGCCGGTCGCCTTCCCGGCCGAGACCGGCGCGGCGCTCGGCCGGGTCTGGCAGCTCGCGCCCGGCCCGGTGTCCGAGCCCGACGTGGTCTACGCCGGGGTCGAGCCGTCGGCGCTGTTCCGCTCCGACGACGGTGGGCGCACGTACTCGCTCGTCGAAGGACTCTGGAATCACCCACACCGCGAGCACTGGACGCCCGGCTACGGAGGCATGGCAGTGCACACGGTGCTGCCGCACCCGACCGACCCGCGTCGGCTCACGGTCGCGATGTCCACCGGCGGCGTGTACGTCAGCGACGACGCGGGGGAGACCTGGGCGTCGAGCAACACCGGGGTGAAGGCCTACTTCCTGCCCGATCCGTACCCGGAGTTCGGGCAGTGCGTGCACAAGCTGGCGCAGAACCTCGCCGAGCCCGACCGCTTCTACCTGCAGAATCACCACGGCGTCTATCGCAGCGACGACGGGGCGGCGAGCTGGCAGTCGATCGCCGACGGGCTGCCGAGCGACTTCGGGTTCCCGATCGTCGCGCACCCGCACCGGCCCGACGTCGTCTACAACTTCCCGCTGGTGGCCGACGCGAAGCGGTTCCCGCCGGACGCGCGGTGCCGGGTGTATCGCAGCGAGGACGCGGGGAAGTCCTGGGAAGGGCTGTCGGCCGGGTTGCCGGAGGGCGAGTTCTGGTCGGCCGTCCTGCGTGACGCGCTCTGCGTCGACAACGCCGACCCCGCCGGCGTGTACTTCGGCGCGCGCACCGGCGAGGTTTACGCCAGCCGGGACGAGGGGGAGAGCTGGCAGCTCGTCGCCGCGCACCTACCGGACGTGCTCTGCGTCCGCGCGAGCCTGGTGTAG
- a CDS encoding ubiquitin-like small modifier protein 1: MAVSISLAGVLRPYAADEATVVVPAERAETIGAVLDALAERHPALDRRLRDESGALRRYVNFYVDGEECRRLAGADTPVPDGSEILILPSVAGG, translated from the coding sequence ATGGCGGTGTCGATTTCCCTGGCAGGGGTGCTGCGGCCGTACGCCGCGGACGAGGCGACGGTGGTCGTGCCCGCCGAGCGCGCGGAGACGATCGGTGCGGTGCTGGATGCGCTGGCCGAGCGCCATCCCGCGCTCGACCGGCGGCTGCGGGACGAGAGCGGCGCGCTGCGGCGGTACGTGAACTTCTACGTCGACGGCGAGGAGTGCCGTCGGCTCGCCGGGGCCGACACGCCGGTACCCGACGGGAGCGAGATCCTGATCCTCCCGTCCGTGGCCGGCGGCTGA
- a CDS encoding histone-like nucleoid-structuring protein Lsr2, producing MARKVQVLLVDDVDGSTADETVSFGLDGAHYEIDLSTDNAAAFREALERYVSAARKAGRAGGVKAAARAATSTKPSPSADRAQNQAIRDWAKRNGLQVSERGRIPADIVAKYHAAA from the coding sequence ATGGCTCGCAAGGTGCAGGTTCTCCTCGTCGACGATGTCGACGGCAGCACTGCTGACGAGACGGTCTCGTTCGGTCTCGACGGTGCGCACTACGAAATCGATCTCTCCACCGACAACGCTGCTGCGTTCCGCGAGGCGCTGGAACGCTATGTTTCGGCCGCGCGGAAAGCAGGACGCGCCGGCGGCGTGAAAGCGGCAGCGCGCGCGGCGACGAGCACAAAGCCGTCACCGAGTGCCGACCGCGCACAGAACCAGGCGATCCGCGACTGGGCGAAGCGGAACGGTCTGCAAGTCAGCGAACGTGGCCGCATCCCGGCGGACATCGTCGCGAAGTACCACGCGGCGGCATAA
- a CDS encoding MFS transporter — protein sequence MSVDAQAVSALPRATVVAWRNAVFAVFAINGVALATWMSRVPAVRDSLGATTAEMGWIVFAIAAGSIVGLTSASHLLAWAGSRRTIAGSVIVGAAGLAIVGLGASAAGHGALVVLGLALLGGGMGMCDVAMNVEGAAAERALGRTVMPLFHAAFSGGTIAGAGLGALAEWGDLSTAAHFGAVAVLSMVAVVLSVRFLHLDALGAATASSDEPHLGWRDRLGLWTDRGTLLIGLIVLGMAFAEGSANDWLALAMVDGHSVDNSTGAVIYGVFVTAMTVGRIGGVFVLDRFGRVPVLRATTALAVAGLLIVIFVPSAAVATVGVVLWGLGASLGFPVGMSAAADDSRTATARVSVVATIGYFAFLVGPPVLGFLGDAVGLLRALLLVLALVALAGLASPAARERS from the coding sequence ATGTCTGTTGATGCCCAGGCTGTGTCCGCACTCCCCCGAGCGACCGTCGTAGCCTGGCGCAACGCCGTCTTCGCGGTCTTCGCGATCAACGGGGTGGCGCTTGCCACGTGGATGTCGCGGGTGCCCGCCGTCCGGGACTCCCTGGGTGCCACCACTGCCGAGATGGGCTGGATCGTCTTCGCGATCGCGGCCGGGTCCATCGTCGGGTTGACCTCGGCCAGCCACCTGCTGGCCTGGGCCGGATCCCGCCGCACGATCGCCGGCTCGGTGATCGTCGGCGCGGCCGGCCTGGCGATCGTCGGGCTCGGAGCGTCCGCGGCCGGGCACGGCGCCCTCGTCGTGCTCGGCCTGGCGCTGCTCGGCGGCGGCATGGGAATGTGCGACGTCGCGATGAACGTCGAGGGCGCGGCCGCCGAGCGTGCGCTCGGCCGCACCGTGATGCCGCTGTTCCACGCCGCGTTCAGCGGCGGCACGATCGCCGGTGCCGGCCTCGGCGCGCTCGCCGAGTGGGGCGATCTCTCGACTGCCGCGCACTTCGGCGCGGTCGCGGTCCTGTCGATGGTTGCTGTCGTGCTCTCGGTGCGGTTCCTTCATCTGGACGCTCTGGGCGCGGCCACCGCATCGTCGGACGAGCCACATTTGGGCTGGCGCGACCGGCTCGGGCTGTGGACCGACCGCGGAACGCTGCTGATCGGGTTGATCGTGCTCGGCATGGCGTTCGCGGAGGGGTCGGCGAACGACTGGCTGGCGCTGGCCATGGTCGACGGGCATTCGGTGGACAACTCGACCGGCGCGGTGATCTACGGCGTGTTCGTCACCGCGATGACGGTCGGGCGCATCGGTGGCGTGTTCGTCCTCGACCGGTTCGGCCGGGTGCCGGTGCTCCGAGCGACGACGGCGCTCGCGGTCGCCGGTCTGCTGATCGTGATCTTCGTGCCGTCGGCGGCGGTGGCGACCGTCGGCGTCGTGCTGTGGGGGCTCGGTGCGTCACTCGGATTCCCGGTCGGCATGTCGGCCGCCGCCGACGACAGCCGCACCGCGACCGCCCGGGTGAGCGTCGTCGCGACGATCGGGTACTTCGCGTTCCTGGTCGGTCCGCCCGTGCTCGGTTTCCTCGGCGACGCGGTCGGTCTGCTGCGGGCATTGCTGCTCGTGCTCGCGCTGGTGGCGCTCGCCGGCTTGGCGTCGCCCGCGGCTCGCGAGCGTTCCTGA